One window from the genome of Fulvivirga lutea encodes:
- a CDS encoding M1 family metallopeptidase, whose protein sequence is MFRFGFILSLASFFILTSCSDNSTLLDAGVSKELAALRKSQISNVEYHLSFDIPANKEKEIKGKVSINFDSEPSSEDLILDFNTNDSSVLSVKIDNTNVPFDYINEHVVIEGKYINERNKIDIEFIAGDLSLNRKEDFLYTLFVPDRAATCFPLFDQPDIKAKYSLELTIPSYWKAVANSKVINQKKAGEKLHYTFEKTLPISSYLFAFAAGEFKVEKVELNGRETRLYHRETDSAKVAKNLNAIFDWHAKSQLWLENYTGIDYSFNKLDYVLLPAFQYNGMEHPGAIFYKASSLFLDENASDVQKLNRARLIAHEVAHMWFGNLVTMKWFDDVWLKEVFANFMAAKIIAPSFSEINHELQFILSHYPKAYEVDRTLGTHPISQNLDNLKNAGFLYGNIIYQKAPIVMDKLERIMGEEEFQNGIRTYLATYSFGNATWDQLITILADQTDKDLKQWNKDWVEREGMPAVDYRKGSKGLIFFHQNNNTRKYWHQSLTSLINDSATHTIYFDNYHVVTDVGTVNHLLPNSNSLGYGYFKIDSASAVHYMNKVDSMSNPIQRSAIWMNFYEGAIRGNIDRMNVLKTMIRNLSIENEQIVLNYLCESIEILYWQFLTEKERKAISPSLEGVLLNGIVNRTEAGARSTMFHALCKVFESEQAWQVLYNIWNGNLELEDYNLSKSDQTQLAYQLSMRNEEKADSILNYHETELDNPDELARFQFVRQAITTDPDERLQFFNSLKQPENRENEEWVLESLRLFNHPLMQDQSINQLEASLELLEEIKLTGDIFFPKRWLDAVFQGHNSEEAYEVVKNFLYQNHNMPQDLKNKLLQSSDLLFRSNNHFTDSNN, encoded by the coding sequence ATGTTTAGGTTCGGATTCATTTTATCCCTTGCTTCATTTTTTATTCTAACGTCATGCAGTGACAATAGTACGTTGCTGGATGCTGGAGTTTCTAAGGAACTAGCAGCATTGCGTAAAAGCCAAATTTCAAATGTCGAATACCATTTATCATTTGATATACCGGCAAATAAGGAAAAGGAAATAAAAGGTAAGGTTTCCATTAATTTCGATTCTGAGCCGAGCTCTGAAGATCTTATTCTCGACTTCAATACCAATGACAGTAGTGTTCTTTCGGTAAAAATTGATAATACCAATGTTCCATTTGACTACATCAATGAGCACGTTGTTATTGAAGGCAAATACATCAATGAGCGTAATAAGATTGACATTGAGTTTATTGCTGGTGATTTATCACTCAATAGAAAAGAGGATTTTCTTTACACCTTATTTGTTCCTGACAGAGCAGCTACGTGCTTTCCACTTTTCGATCAGCCAGACATTAAAGCCAAATATTCGCTTGAATTAACAATTCCATCTTACTGGAAGGCTGTGGCTAATTCAAAAGTAATTAATCAGAAAAAGGCAGGAGAGAAGTTGCACTATACATTTGAGAAGACACTGCCTATCAGCTCCTATCTTTTTGCTTTTGCTGCGGGTGAGTTTAAGGTGGAAAAGGTTGAGTTAAATGGTAGAGAAACAAGATTGTACCATAGAGAAACTGACTCAGCTAAAGTGGCCAAGAACTTAAATGCTATTTTCGATTGGCATGCCAAATCACAGTTATGGCTAGAAAATTATACTGGCATTGATTACTCGTTTAATAAACTAGATTATGTCTTGTTGCCTGCATTTCAATACAATGGTATGGAGCATCCGGGTGCTATTTTTTATAAGGCATCTTCGTTGTTTTTAGATGAAAATGCATCGGACGTACAGAAGCTTAACAGAGCGCGGTTAATTGCGCATGAAGTAGCTCACATGTGGTTTGGCAATTTGGTGACCATGAAATGGTTTGACGATGTCTGGCTAAAAGAAGTATTTGCCAACTTCATGGCTGCAAAGATCATTGCACCTTCATTTTCCGAAATTAACCACGAACTACAGTTTATCTTGTCGCACTACCCAAAAGCTTATGAGGTAGATCGCACTTTAGGAACCCATCCGATAAGTCAGAATCTTGATAACTTAAAAAATGCGGGTTTTCTCTATGGAAATATTATCTACCAAAAGGCTCCAATTGTTATGGATAAATTGGAAAGAATTATGGGGGAGGAAGAGTTTCAAAATGGCATTCGCACATATTTAGCTACTTACTCATTTGGCAATGCCACATGGGATCAACTAATCACTATTCTTGCTGACCAAACGGATAAGGACTTAAAGCAATGGAATAAAGATTGGGTTGAGCGAGAAGGAATGCCTGCTGTAGATTATAGAAAGGGAAGTAAGGGGCTTATATTCTTTCATCAGAATAATAATACACGCAAGTACTGGCACCAATCACTCACTTCTTTGATTAACGATTCAGCCACCCACACTATCTATTTCGATAATTATCATGTGGTTACAGATGTAGGTACAGTTAATCACTTACTACCCAATAGTAATAGTTTGGGGTATGGGTATTTTAAGATTGACTCGGCTAGTGCAGTTCATTATATGAATAAGGTGGACTCAATGTCTAATCCTATTCAACGCAGTGCAATTTGGATGAATTTTTACGAGGGAGCGATTAGAGGAAATATTGACAGAATGAACGTATTAAAAACCATGATCAGAAACCTGTCGATTGAAAATGAACAGATTGTCCTCAACTACCTCTGTGAAAGCATAGAGATACTTTATTGGCAGTTTCTTACTGAAAAAGAGCGCAAGGCAATATCTCCAAGCTTAGAAGGGGTCTTACTAAATGGTATTGTTAACAGAACAGAAGCCGGGGCCAGAAGTACGATGTTCCATGCACTTTGTAAAGTATTTGAGTCGGAGCAAGCCTGGCAGGTACTTTACAACATATGGAATGGAAATCTTGAGTTGGAAGATTACAACCTCAGTAAATCTGATCAAACGCAGTTAGCTTACCAGCTTTCAATGAGAAATGAAGAAAAGGCAGATTCCATTTTAAATTACCATGAAACTGAATTGGACAACCCGGATGAATTAGCAAGATTTCAGTTTGTACGGCAGGCAATTACAACCGATCCTGACGAAAGACTACAATTTTTTAATAGCCTCAAACAACCGGAAAACAGGGAGAATGAAGAGTGGGTATTAGAATCCTTACGCCTATTTAATCACCCATTGATGCAGGATCAATCAATCAATCAGTTGGAGGCTAGTTTGGAATTACTGGAGGAGATTAAACTAACTGGTGATATCTTCTTTCCCAAACGATGGTTAGATGCAGTATTTCAGGGGCACAATTCTGAAGAGGCTTATGAAGTGGTTAAGAATTTTCTTTATCAAAATCATAATATGCCGCAAGACCTAAAAAACAAGCTGCTTCAGTCAAGCGATTTACTGTTTCGGTCAAATAATCATTTTACTGATAGCAATAATTAG